One window from the genome of Planctomycetia bacterium encodes:
- a CDS encoding ATP-binding cassette domain-containing protein encodes MIEVHQLTKQFGQVIAVDNVSFSVKKGEVVGFLGPNGAGKSTTMRILTTYIPATSGTATIAGYDIMNDSMKVRENLGYLPENVPLYAEMRVIEYLQFRAQIKGVDRSKRRERIDYTIDRCRLEGVRRRLVGTLSRGYRQRVGLADALLSDPPLLILDEPTAGLDPNQQNETLKLIRELGQQHTVLLSTHILPEVEETCQRVIIISQGKLALDDRLDALQKETSIVIEARGSSVDLKQALQSLDGVTAVKPITAEMVDAGVHAFEIQTRENTDIREAVASRVAERGAVLRRLDLKRQSLRDLFMQITTQRSSAA; translated from the coding sequence ATGATCGAAGTTCACCAACTGACGAAACAGTTTGGCCAGGTCATCGCTGTAGATAATGTCAGTTTCTCAGTCAAAAAAGGGGAAGTAGTCGGCTTCCTCGGCCCTAATGGCGCCGGGAAATCGACCACCATGAGAATTCTGACTACGTATATTCCTGCAACCAGTGGCACCGCTACGATTGCGGGCTACGACATTATGAATGATTCGATGAAGGTACGTGAAAACCTGGGCTACCTTCCTGAGAATGTACCGCTGTACGCTGAAATGCGAGTGATTGAATACCTGCAGTTCAGGGCTCAGATCAAAGGGGTTGACCGAAGTAAGCGACGTGAACGGATCGATTACACCATTGATCGCTGTCGTCTGGAAGGTGTTCGCCGACGCCTGGTGGGCACGTTATCGCGAGGGTATCGGCAACGTGTCGGATTAGCCGATGCCCTTTTGTCTGATCCCCCTTTATTGATTCTTGATGAGCCAACCGCAGGGCTTGATCCCAATCAACAGAACGAAACACTGAAGCTGATTCGTGAACTAGGGCAACAGCATACGGTGCTGCTGTCTACTCATATTCTGCCGGAGGTTGAAGAGACCTGCCAGCGGGTCATCATTATTTCGCAAGGCAAGCTGGCACTCGATGATCGGCTGGATGCACTGCAGAAGGAAACGAGCATCGTCATCGAAGCACGTGGTTCATCGGTTGACCTGAAGCAAGCACTTCAATCACTCGATGGAGTGACCGCGGTGAAACCCATCACTGCAGAGATGGTCGATGCAGGAGTTCACGCGTTTGAAATTCAAACTCGTGAAAATACTGACATCCGGGAAGCAGTTGCCTCTCGCGTTGCAGAACGAGGTGCTGTATTGCGCCGTCTCGATTTGAAACGTCAATCGCTCCGTGATCTGTTCATGCAGATTACCACCCAGCGAAGTTCCGCTGCTTGA
- a CDS encoding RICIN domain-containing protein: MWTSKLLVVVYVLFFLQGTTSTQEIEYYRIINKASGKVLDVENGSGDLRAKIVQFTRQDRSETQQWQIVPFGNFCQVANRKSSYVLDVPNRSIIAGAPLVLYTSNPNRKDNQNQLWKLNKTKDGYFSLVVLHSNMVLTLEENSKEDNIKVIQAKFVGNDTQLWQLESTKSKKASNSKQPPKKKQ, from the coding sequence ATGTGGACTTCCAAACTACTTGTGGTCGTTTACGTGCTGTTCTTTCTTCAGGGCACCACTAGCACGCAAGAAATTGAATACTACCGGATCATCAACAAAGCGTCAGGAAAAGTGTTGGATGTCGAGAATGGCTCCGGAGACCTTCGCGCTAAAATTGTGCAGTTCACTCGTCAAGATCGATCCGAAACCCAGCAATGGCAGATCGTACCTTTCGGTAACTTCTGCCAAGTGGCAAATCGAAAAAGCAGCTATGTATTGGATGTGCCGAATCGAAGCATCATAGCAGGTGCCCCTCTGGTGCTATACACTTCGAATCCAAACCGTAAGGATAACCAGAATCAGCTTTGGAAGTTGAACAAAACCAAAGATGGCTATTTCTCTCTGGTGGTGTTACACAGCAACATGGTTCTTACTCTGGAGGAAAACTCCAAAGAGGACAACATCAAAGTTATTCAGGCAAAATTTGTGGGAAATGATACCCAATTATGGCAACTCGAATCAACCAAATCGAAGAAAGCATCGAATTCCAAACAGCCGCCTAAGAAGAAACAGTAG
- a CDS encoding Gfo/Idh/MocA family oxidoreductase — protein sequence MPSRRHFVMTTAGTALGWAASSHANCLDRIRIGLIGTGGRCRHLLQTLMKSQNAEVVAIADVWDGALAATQKQLGREVVADRDGRRILDRKDIQAVLIATPDHLHVPWTIAACQAGKDVYVEKPLTHNLEEGQSVIDAQNQHQRIVQVGMQQRSMPHLIEAYEQYVKAGKLGQIFKAHLSWNRWAAQRGRAKYDISPNQVDWKAFLGTAREQPFDAYRMREWRWFWDFGGGLFTDLMVHFLDVFHWMAGVSKPSRAWSMGSSQHSQGDWETPDTVQTLLEYPRANQTPIQVHYEGTFSNAHYRAMLTLMGTKGTLYLDRGRYEFQPEGGGPLESKVLATKPTYKGADFYDKPDGELVHLENWLACIQSRKAPTAPAETGVASAAAAHLANMALRSGNVASMPGK from the coding sequence ATGCCCTCTCGCCGGCACTTTGTGATGACAACCGCAGGAACTGCACTGGGTTGGGCTGCCTCCTCGCACGCCAATTGCCTCGACAGAATCCGTATTGGTCTGATCGGCACGGGCGGCAGATGTCGCCATCTGCTGCAAACCTTGATGAAATCTCAAAATGCCGAGGTGGTAGCCATCGCTGATGTGTGGGATGGCGCGCTGGCTGCGACCCAGAAGCAACTCGGCAGAGAAGTAGTTGCGGATCGTGATGGACGCAGGATTCTTGATCGCAAAGACATCCAGGCGGTACTGATTGCCACGCCGGATCATCTGCACGTTCCGTGGACGATCGCCGCCTGTCAGGCCGGCAAAGATGTCTATGTAGAGAAGCCTCTCACGCATAATCTCGAAGAAGGGCAATCGGTCATCGATGCGCAGAATCAGCATCAGCGCATCGTGCAGGTGGGCATGCAGCAACGGAGCATGCCGCATCTGATCGAAGCGTATGAGCAATACGTCAAGGCTGGGAAACTCGGTCAAATCTTCAAAGCCCATCTGTCCTGGAATCGGTGGGCCGCCCAGCGGGGTCGGGCCAAATACGATATCAGCCCCAACCAGGTGGATTGGAAGGCATTTCTCGGCACGGCTCGCGAGCAGCCTTTCGATGCCTATCGCATGCGCGAATGGCGCTGGTTCTGGGACTTTGGCGGCGGACTCTTCACCGACTTGATGGTCCACTTCCTGGATGTTTTTCACTGGATGGCGGGCGTCAGCAAGCCGAGCCGGGCTTGGTCGATGGGCAGCTCGCAGCATTCGCAAGGCGACTGGGAAACGCCGGACACCGTGCAAACGCTGCTGGAGTATCCGCGTGCCAACCAAACCCCCATTCAGGTTCACTACGAAGGAACTTTCAGCAACGCTCACTACCGTGCCATGCTGACGCTGATGGGAACCAAAGGCACGTTGTACCTGGACAGAGGTCGGTACGAATTCCAGCCCGAGGGCGGCGGCCCGCTGGAGAGCAAGGTGCTTGCGACCAAACCCACTTACAAGGGGGCTGACTTCTATGACAAGCCTGATGGCGAGTTAGTGCATCTGGAGAATTGGCTCGCTTGCATCCAAAGCAGAAAGGCGCCAACAGCCCCCGCGGAGACAGGTGTAGCGTCGGCTGCGGCTGCGCACCTTGCCAACATGGCCCTGCGTTCGGGGAATGTTGCGAGCATGCCTGGGAAATAG
- a CDS encoding helix-turn-helix transcriptional regulator — MARNIMQRRQAAGLTQEELAKLAGVRQETISRLESGKHSPTLRTLEKLDRVLQNTRVP, encoded by the coding sequence ATGGCACGCAATATCATGCAGCGGCGGCAGGCCGCCGGGTTGACGCAGGAAGAGTTGGCTAAGCTGGCAGGAGTGAGGCAGGAGACGATTTCCCGATTGGAAAGCGGCAAACACTCACCTACCCTTCGAACGCTCGAGAAACTCGATAGAGTGTTGCAAAACACTCGGGTTCCATAA
- a CDS encoding type II secretion system F family protein produces the protein MFSKQLPLAALIEHCRATRHMLETGLTLPQVMSHQAKSGPAAMKPVAKRLAASLKAGESLQDALEEEKEYFPPLYLSLGAVAEETGNLPEVLRELEHFFSMQLSLWKKFVAQITWPCIQFVLATLVVTLLIWLLGILGDGKHGMSVFGLQGSKGAAIFFFGVWGFVLAIFVGIYVLRNVVGRGPLIDGMALKLYALGPTLEALALARFSLGMSVTQEAGVAPETGIKLALESTSNHAYIARVVPAQSMLKSGETLADTLREQHIFPEVFVDVVHTAEVSGKEPETFARQAKQYSEIAEARLKILATAAYWLVWLMVAIFIIVLIFNIFSQYVSALSGIG, from the coding sequence GTGTTTTCCAAACAACTTCCGCTGGCAGCGTTGATTGAACATTGTCGGGCCACCCGTCACATGCTGGAGACAGGTTTGACGTTGCCACAGGTCATGAGTCATCAGGCAAAATCAGGACCGGCTGCCATGAAACCGGTAGCCAAAAGGCTGGCTGCCAGCCTGAAAGCGGGAGAAAGCCTGCAGGATGCCTTGGAAGAGGAAAAAGAGTATTTTCCCCCACTCTATCTATCCTTGGGTGCAGTTGCAGAAGAGACAGGCAATCTTCCTGAAGTGCTTCGAGAGTTGGAACACTTCTTTTCCATGCAACTCAGTCTCTGGAAGAAATTTGTTGCCCAGATCACCTGGCCTTGCATTCAGTTCGTGCTGGCAACGCTGGTTGTCACACTTCTGATCTGGCTGTTAGGTATTCTGGGTGATGGCAAACATGGCATGAGCGTCTTTGGTCTGCAGGGATCCAAGGGAGCAGCCATCTTCTTCTTTGGCGTTTGGGGATTTGTTCTTGCCATCTTCGTGGGAATCTATGTTTTGCGAAATGTTGTGGGGCGTGGGCCGTTGATTGATGGCATGGCATTGAAGCTCTATGCACTGGGGCCAACACTCGAAGCATTGGCATTAGCCCGGTTTTCCCTGGGCATGTCGGTGACACAGGAAGCAGGAGTAGCTCCGGAAACCGGCATCAAGCTGGCCTTGGAATCTACCAGTAATCATGCCTACATCGCCAGGGTGGTTCCTGCTCAGTCGATGCTGAAAAGTGGTGAAACCCTGGCAGATACCCTGCGGGAGCAGCATATTTTCCCCGAAGTGTTTGTGGATGTGGTTCACACTGCCGAAGTGAGCGGCAAAGAGCCTGAAACCTTTGCCCGTCAGGCAAAACAATACAGCGAGATTGCTGAAGCACGTCTCAAAATACTCGCTACCGCAGCCTATTGGCTCGTCTGGCTGATGGTAGCCATCTTTATCATCGTTCTGATTTTCAACATCTTCAGCCAATATGTCAGTGCTCTGAGCGGAATTGGATAA
- a CDS encoding WXG100 family type VII secretion target — MPQAVADPEALKRFAQQLQNFTQTIQTGQTVLQAQLNALGDTWRDQEHEKFLTAFQELKIMVQRFTAAATEHVPFLHRKAKRIEEYLQQR; from the coding sequence ATGCCGCAAGCCGTAGCAGATCCGGAAGCGCTCAAGCGTTTCGCGCAACAGTTGCAGAACTTCACACAGACTATCCAGACCGGGCAAACCGTGCTGCAGGCACAACTCAATGCCCTGGGTGATACCTGGCGTGACCAGGAGCACGAAAAGTTTCTGACAGCGTTTCAGGAACTGAAAATCATGGTGCAGCGATTTACCGCTGCGGCCACCGAGCACGTGCCGTTCCTGCATCGCAAAGCCAAGCGCATTGAAGAATATCTGCAGCAGCGATGA